In Streptomyces puniciscabiei, a single genomic region encodes these proteins:
- a CDS encoding MarR family transcriptional regulator, with protein MDPDSPPPGTAPASPPPGTDPGADPAGTGRPGAAGSAVHHDSVASVVRQWRAVHPELDTGPMEVIGRINRCAALLQQAEDAPLRRAGLSRPEFDLLGALRRTGHELTPGELARETFSSGAAVTKRLKQLTERGLVERRGDTRDRRVAHVRLTDAGRDLVDGILPEQLTYETAVLSVLAPHGQRELAGLLGELLGRLEGRMGALRA; from the coding sequence ATCGATCCCGATTCGCCTCCGCCCGGGACTGCCCCGGCCTCGCCCCCGCCCGGTACCGACCCCGGCGCTGACCCGGCCGGCACCGGACGCCCCGGGGCCGCCGGCTCCGCCGTTCACCACGACAGCGTCGCCTCCGTCGTGCGGCAGTGGCGGGCCGTCCACCCCGAGCTGGACACCGGGCCCATGGAGGTCATCGGCCGGATCAACCGGTGCGCCGCGCTGCTCCAGCAGGCCGAGGACGCGCCGCTGCGCCGGGCCGGGCTCAGCCGTCCCGAGTTCGACCTGCTGGGCGCGCTGCGCCGCACCGGCCACGAGCTGACCCCTGGGGAGCTGGCCCGCGAGACGTTCTCCTCCGGGGCCGCCGTCACCAAGCGGCTCAAGCAGCTGACCGAGCGCGGGCTGGTCGAGCGGCGCGGTGACACCCGTGACCGCCGCGTCGCCCACGTCCGCCTCACCGACGCGGGCCGCGACCTGGTCGACGGCATCCTCCCGGAGCAACTCACCTACGAAACAGCCGTGTTGAGCGTGCTCGCCCCGCACGGGCAGCGCGAACTCGCCGGACTCCTCGGCGAGTTGCTCGGTCGCCTGGAGGGCCGGATGGGGGCCCTGCGGGCGTAG
- a CDS encoding aldo/keto reductase — MRYTLFGRTGLRVSELALGTMTFGEDWGWGADKGTSARILDVYAEAGGNFVDTANNYTDGSSERILGELLAGRRDRFVLASKYTCGTRDGEPNSAGNHRGNLVRSVEDSLRRLRTDRLDVLWVHARDNFTPVEEVMRALDDVVRSGKVLYVGVSDWPAWEIAQANTLAGLRGWTSFAGSQLRYSLLERTPERELLPQARAFDLAVFAWEPLARGKLTGKYRRGETGRLDASGERPAAWEEDVISVVLEVAEQGGWGPAQVALAWLLGRPGNVVPIVSGTKPEQLAENLASTGVRLDADAVKRLDEASAVPLGFPHDFLREPLITRNVLGDRWTDIVDRRSTYRRTAHDVL; from the coding sequence GTGCGTTACACGCTGTTCGGACGGACCGGTCTGCGCGTCAGCGAACTCGCGCTCGGCACCATGACCTTCGGCGAGGACTGGGGCTGGGGTGCGGACAAGGGCACCAGCGCGCGCATCCTCGACGTCTACGCCGAGGCAGGCGGAAACTTCGTCGACACCGCGAACAACTACACCGACGGCAGCTCCGAGCGGATCCTCGGCGAACTGCTCGCCGGCCGCCGGGACCGCTTCGTCCTGGCGAGCAAGTACACGTGCGGCACCCGGGACGGGGAGCCCAACTCGGCGGGCAACCACCGCGGGAACCTGGTCCGGTCGGTCGAGGACAGCCTGCGCCGGCTGCGCACGGACCGGCTCGACGTCCTGTGGGTGCACGCTCGTGACAACTTCACCCCGGTCGAGGAGGTGATGCGCGCCCTGGACGACGTCGTGCGCTCCGGCAAGGTGCTGTACGTCGGCGTGTCGGACTGGCCGGCCTGGGAGATCGCCCAGGCCAACACCCTGGCGGGGCTGCGGGGTTGGACCAGCTTCGCGGGCTCGCAGCTGCGATACAGCCTGCTGGAGCGCACCCCGGAGCGCGAACTGCTGCCGCAGGCCCGGGCGTTCGACCTCGCCGTGTTCGCCTGGGAGCCGCTGGCGCGGGGGAAGCTCACCGGGAAGTACCGGCGCGGGGAGACGGGACGGCTGGACGCCTCGGGTGAAAGGCCTGCCGCCTGGGAGGAGGATGTGATCAGCGTCGTGCTGGAGGTCGCCGAGCAGGGCGGCTGGGGCCCCGCGCAGGTGGCCCTGGCCTGGCTGCTGGGCCGGCCCGGGAACGTCGTACCGATCGTCTCCGGCACGAAGCCGGAGCAACTGGCCGAGAACCTCGCGAGCACCGGGGTCCGGCTGGACGCGGACGCGGTGAAGCGACTGGACGAGGCAAGCGCGGTGCCGCTCGGCTTCCCGCACGACTTCCTGCGGGAGCCGCTCATCACGCGGAACGTACTCGGCGACCGCTGGACCGACATCGTCGACCGCCGCTCCACGTACCGTCGTACGGCGCACGACGTCCTCTGA
- a CDS encoding VOC family protein — protein sequence MKFDRPVTGGPCWTELGTSDLEGAKRFYTELFGWRPETDPRPEAGGYTVAHLGDAAVAALTPLYQESQPVAWNVSFAVTDADAAVRRVEEAGGTVILGPMDVFDVGRFAVALDPTGAVFQLWQARSFPGAGLFNAPGTLGWVELATRHTERARDFYTTVFGWSVNASEWYTQWGIDGDDFGGMADMGDRFPPQVPPHWLPYFAVDDVDATAEVAQRAGGAIVLAPVSVPDGPRIAVLRDPQGAAFGVHRAGEEG from the coding sequence ATGAAGTTCGACAGGCCGGTGACCGGCGGACCGTGCTGGACCGAGCTCGGAACCAGCGACCTGGAGGGGGCCAAGCGGTTCTACACCGAGTTGTTCGGCTGGCGGCCGGAGACCGATCCGCGGCCGGAGGCGGGCGGGTACACGGTGGCACACCTGGGGGACGCGGCGGTCGCCGCGCTCACCCCGCTGTACCAGGAGTCCCAGCCGGTGGCCTGGAACGTCTCGTTCGCGGTCACCGACGCGGACGCGGCGGTACGGCGCGTGGAGGAGGCCGGCGGGACGGTGATCCTCGGCCCGATGGACGTGTTCGACGTGGGCCGGTTCGCCGTGGCCCTCGACCCGACCGGCGCGGTGTTCCAGCTGTGGCAGGCGCGGTCCTTCCCCGGCGCCGGGCTGTTCAACGCGCCCGGCACCCTCGGCTGGGTGGAACTGGCGACCCGGCACACCGAACGGGCCCGGGACTTCTACACCACGGTGTTCGGCTGGAGCGTCAACGCCTCGGAGTGGTACACGCAGTGGGGCATCGACGGCGACGACTTCGGCGGCATGGCCGACATGGGCGACCGGTTCCCGCCTCAGGTGCCGCCGCACTGGCTGCCGTACTTCGCCGTGGACGACGTGGACGCGACGGCCGAGGTCGCGCAGCGGGCGGGCGGGGCGATCGTCCTGGCACCCGTGTCGGTGCCCGACGGCCCGCGCATCGCGGTGCTGCGGGACCCGCAGGGCGCGGCGTTCGGGGTGCACCGGGCCGGCGAGGAGGGCTGA
- a CDS encoding class I SAM-dependent methyltransferase: MDPEDTTAPALAEEIAEYYGRDREDARLRTGAGRLEFWRTQDVLRRLLPPAPARILDVGGGSGVHAEWLAADGHDVELLDPVPLHVERAARLPGVRARPGDARALDAPDASVDVVLLLGPLYHLPERPDRVRALAEARRVVRPGGLVVAATINRFAGLHDTLAKGVYFDADRRPHIEAAAGDGRLRPGRGPEALFTTACFHAPEDVPAEFADAGLTAHGQYGLEGAAWLMGDLVSWLTDPRQRTLVLAALRRTESVPSLLGVSGHLLTAGTRTEEASAG, translated from the coding sequence ATGGACCCCGAGGACACCACGGCGCCCGCGCTGGCCGAGGAGATCGCCGAGTACTACGGACGCGACCGGGAGGACGCCCGGCTGCGCACCGGCGCCGGACGGCTGGAGTTCTGGCGTACCCAGGACGTCCTGCGCAGGCTGCTGCCGCCCGCACCGGCGCGGATCCTGGACGTGGGCGGTGGCAGCGGTGTCCACGCGGAGTGGCTGGCCGCCGACGGCCACGACGTGGAGCTCCTCGACCCGGTACCCCTGCACGTCGAACGTGCGGCCCGGCTGCCCGGCGTCCGGGCACGCCCCGGCGACGCCCGCGCCCTGGACGCCCCGGACGCGTCCGTGGACGTCGTGCTGCTCCTCGGCCCGCTCTACCACCTGCCCGAGCGTCCGGACCGGGTACGGGCCCTGGCCGAGGCGCGCCGGGTGGTGCGGCCCGGAGGGCTCGTGGTCGCCGCCACCATCAACCGGTTCGCGGGGCTGCACGACACACTCGCCAAGGGTGTGTACTTCGACGCCGACCGGCGCCCGCACATCGAGGCGGCCGCCGGTGACGGCCGGCTGCGTCCGGGCCGCGGGCCCGAGGCGCTGTTCACCACGGCCTGCTTCCACGCACCGGAGGACGTCCCCGCCGAGTTCGCGGACGCCGGCCTGACGGCGCACGGGCAGTACGGCCTCGAAGGCGCGGCGTGGCTGATGGGCGACCTCGTCTCCTGGCTGACGGATCCGCGGCAACGGACGCTGGTCCTGGCGGCGCTGCGGCGGACGGAGTCCGTGCCCTCGCTGCTCGGGGTCAGCGGCCACCTGCTCACCGCCGGCACCCGCACCGAGGAGGCGTCCGCAGGTTAG
- a CDS encoding VOC family protein, whose product MVHVLSSRTLLTPTDPERSRTFYGEQLGLSVYREFGTGPERGTVYFLGGGFLEVSGRAEAPPSPAVRLWWQVGDVTAAHEELRDRGVDIVRPPVKEPWGLVEMWIADPDGIRIALVEVPGDHPLRYRPGI is encoded by the coding sequence ATGGTGCACGTACTCAGCAGCCGGACCCTGCTCACCCCCACCGACCCCGAGCGCTCCCGGACCTTCTACGGCGAGCAGCTGGGGCTGTCCGTCTACCGCGAGTTCGGTACCGGGCCCGAGCGCGGCACGGTCTACTTCCTCGGCGGTGGCTTCCTGGAGGTCTCCGGGAGGGCCGAGGCCCCGCCGTCGCCCGCGGTCCGGCTGTGGTGGCAGGTCGGCGACGTGACGGCCGCACACGAGGAGCTCAGGGACAGGGGCGTCGACATCGTCCGGCCACCGGTGAAGGAGCCGTGGGGCCTGGTCGAGATGTGGATCGCCGACCCGGACGGCATCCGCATCGCACTGGTGGAGGTCCCGGGGGACCATCCGCTGCGGTACCGGCCGGGGATCTAA
- a CDS encoding GNAT family N-acetyltransferase, with the protein METAATGPTFRDATDADVDALVALIESAYRGDSSRAGWTTEADILQGQRTDPEGVLEVIKAPESRLLVVEQDGRIVACCQLEHRGDHAYFGMFAVSPTLQGAGLGKTVMAEAERQVREAWGVAEMHMTVISVRDDLIAWYERRGYRRTGKMSPFPYGDERFGIPQRDDLQFELLVKKLV; encoded by the coding sequence ATGGAAACCGCCGCCACCGGACCCACCTTCCGCGACGCCACGGACGCCGACGTCGACGCGCTGGTCGCGCTGATCGAGTCGGCCTACCGCGGGGACTCCAGCCGGGCCGGGTGGACCACCGAGGCGGACATCCTCCAGGGGCAGCGGACGGATCCGGAGGGCGTGCTGGAAGTGATCAAGGCGCCCGAGAGCAGGCTGCTGGTCGTCGAGCAGGACGGCCGGATCGTCGCCTGCTGCCAGCTGGAACACCGCGGCGACCACGCCTACTTCGGCATGTTCGCGGTCAGCCCCACGCTGCAGGGCGCGGGCCTCGGCAAGACGGTCATGGCGGAGGCGGAGCGCCAGGTCCGCGAGGCCTGGGGCGTCGCCGAGATGCACATGACGGTGATCTCCGTAAGGGACGACCTGATCGCCTGGTACGAGCGCCGTGGCTACCGCCGTACGGGAAAGATGTCCCCCTTCCCGTACGGCGACGAGCGCTTCGGCATCCCGCAGCGCGACGACCTGCAGTTCGAGCTGCTGGTCAAGAAGCTCGTCTGA
- a CDS encoding glycerophosphodiester phosphodiesterase, which yields MNFLTIGHRGVMGVEPENTLRSFVAAQNAGLDLIELDLHLSKDGALVVMHDAEVDRTTDGTGPIADKTLAELRALDAGRGERVPVFEEVLDAVRTPLQAEIKDVAAARALAAVMHERDLIGRVQVSSFHDDAIAEIARLVPGVRTALIAGRYGTDVVERAVAVGAATLCLNIRRLTLEVVEHARASGLRIIGWVVNTQDHLRLVRALELDGATTDFPEIKRTGRFTA from the coding sequence TTGAACTTCCTTACCATCGGTCACCGCGGGGTCATGGGTGTCGAGCCCGAGAACACCCTTCGTTCCTTCGTCGCCGCGCAGAACGCCGGCCTCGACCTGATCGAACTCGATCTGCACCTCAGCAAGGACGGCGCCCTGGTCGTCATGCACGACGCGGAGGTCGACCGCACGACCGACGGCACCGGGCCGATCGCCGACAAGACCCTGGCCGAGCTGCGCGCCCTGGACGCGGGCCGCGGGGAGCGGGTGCCGGTGTTCGAGGAGGTGCTGGACGCGGTACGCACACCACTGCAGGCCGAGATCAAGGACGTCGCCGCCGCACGGGCCCTGGCGGCGGTGATGCACGAGCGCGACCTGATCGGGCGCGTGCAGGTGTCCTCGTTCCACGACGACGCCATCGCCGAGATCGCCCGGCTGGTGCCGGGCGTGCGCACGGCCCTGATCGCCGGCCGCTACGGCACGGACGTGGTGGAGCGCGCGGTCGCCGTGGGCGCGGCGACCCTGTGTCTCAACATCCGCCGGCTCACCCTGGAGGTCGTCGAGCACGCGCGCGCGTCAGGGCTGCGGATCATCGGCTGGGTCGTCAACACCCAGGATCATCTGCGGCTGGTCCGCGCCCTGGAACTGGACGGCGCGACGACCGACTTCCCGGAGATCAAGCGCACCGGGCGCTTCACGGCCTGA
- a CDS encoding DUF6421 family protein, translated as MTEILVQAGTEGRIPSSTRVVEHPAWPVLKDAVEQIRPWQSKDGSIDFDAEGAPARADAEAAVRSVVAAVEELSPLLPHDEAYHQALVKDLRRWAEGGFQVPDFLDSLLAFQPAAHRADGLQHLVVFPMYTQNGNPDRNLEAVVLRMVWPDWLAELERTRYDNPLFCGITFEDFTSGYDTNSAVLFPETIAVREAPERFSWGGIFCDREAARFRRVTEAAVDILGLQLPEDIAAMVHDQKRCEEAFVLWDMVHDRTHSHGDLPFDPFMIKQRQPFWMYGLEELRCDLTAFKEAVKLQADGVPQARDVQYAVLFDRMFRFPVTGDRNRNYDGLGGQLLFAYLHKHDVLRWTDNKLSIDWERAPQVTNQLCAEIEKLYKDGIDRPKLVHWFAGYELVSTYLAPHPGSKWAKGPDALDLTQPPRKLVDDVLPDEFPLSMFYEALSKKLKNVIASTKGITADSAERIAA; from the coding sequence ATGACGGAAATTCTTGTGCAGGCGGGTACGGAGGGACGGATTCCTTCGTCGACCAGGGTGGTTGAGCACCCGGCCTGGCCCGTGCTCAAGGATGCCGTGGAGCAGATCCGGCCATGGCAGTCCAAGGACGGATCGATCGACTTCGACGCCGAGGGCGCTCCCGCCCGGGCGGACGCCGAGGCCGCCGTACGCAGTGTCGTGGCCGCGGTCGAGGAGCTCTCCCCGCTGCTCCCGCACGACGAGGCCTACCACCAGGCCCTGGTGAAGGATCTGCGCCGCTGGGCCGAGGGCGGCTTCCAGGTGCCGGACTTCCTGGACTCCCTGCTGGCCTTCCAGCCCGCCGCACACCGCGCGGACGGCCTGCAGCACCTGGTCGTCTTCCCGATGTACACGCAGAACGGCAACCCGGACCGCAACCTGGAGGCGGTCGTGCTGCGCATGGTCTGGCCGGACTGGCTGGCCGAGCTGGAGCGCACCCGGTACGACAACCCGCTGTTCTGCGGCATCACCTTCGAGGACTTCACGTCCGGCTACGACACGAACTCGGCCGTCCTCTTCCCGGAGACCATCGCCGTGCGTGAGGCGCCGGAACGTTTCTCCTGGGGTGGCATCTTCTGCGACCGCGAGGCCGCCCGCTTCCGCCGGGTCACCGAGGCCGCCGTCGACATCCTGGGCCTGCAGCTGCCCGAGGACATCGCCGCGATGGTCCACGACCAGAAGCGCTGCGAAGAGGCCTTCGTGCTCTGGGACATGGTCCACGACCGCACCCACAGCCACGGTGACCTGCCGTTCGACCCGTTCATGATCAAGCAGCGCCAGCCGTTCTGGATGTACGGCCTGGAGGAGCTGCGCTGCGACCTCACCGCCTTCAAGGAGGCCGTGAAGCTCCAGGCGGACGGCGTCCCGCAGGCCCGTGACGTGCAGTACGCGGTGCTCTTCGACCGGATGTTCCGCTTCCCGGTCACCGGCGACCGCAACCGCAACTACGACGGCCTCGGCGGCCAGCTGCTCTTCGCCTATCTGCACAAGCACGACGTCCTCCGGTGGACCGACAACAAGCTCTCCATCGACTGGGAGCGCGCCCCGCAGGTCACCAACCAGCTGTGCGCCGAGATCGAGAAGCTCTACAAGGACGGCATCGACCGCCCGAAGCTGGTGCACTGGTTCGCCGGCTACGAGCTGGTCTCCACCTACCTCGCCCCGCACCCCGGCTCCAAGTGGGCCAAGGGCCCGGACGCCCTGGACCTCACCCAGCCGCCGCGCAAGCTCGTGGACGACGTGCTTCCGGACGAGTTTCCGCTGAGCATGTTCTACGAGGCCCTGTCGAAGAAGCTGAAGAATGTGATCGCCTCCACCAAGGGCATCACGGCGGACAGCGCCGAGCGGATCGCCGCGTGA
- a CDS encoding SDR family oxidoreductase — protein MSDRSEENTASEGKNVANNGSLSGAVIAVAGAGGPAGHAALVRLAEAGAVVVGADNNPERLAEAVDAARYARGGATVTGETVDLLDLDSTRAWADRIEKEHGRIDGLVHLVGGWRGSATFEETSLADWDLLEKLLIRTVQHTSLAFYDGLQRSDRGRYLLISAAGASKPTAGNAAYSASKAAAEAWTLAMADGFRKAGGEAGPRAAAAILVVKALVHDAMRAERPNAKFAGFTDVKDLAAEIEGVWSKPAAEVNGNRLWLTEKP, from the coding sequence GTGAGCGACCGCAGCGAAGAGAACACTGCTTCAGAGGGGAAGAACGTGGCGAACAACGGGTCTCTCAGCGGTGCGGTGATCGCGGTGGCCGGCGCGGGCGGACCCGCCGGACACGCGGCGCTGGTCCGGCTCGCCGAGGCCGGCGCGGTCGTCGTCGGCGCCGACAACAACCCCGAGCGGCTGGCGGAGGCCGTGGACGCGGCCCGCTACGCGCGCGGCGGTGCCACGGTCACCGGGGAGACGGTCGACCTGCTCGACCTGGACTCGACCCGGGCCTGGGCCGACCGTATCGAGAAGGAGCACGGCCGGATCGACGGCCTGGTCCACCTGGTCGGCGGCTGGCGCGGCAGCGCGACCTTCGAGGAGACGAGCCTCGCGGACTGGGACCTGCTGGAGAAGCTGCTGATCCGCACGGTGCAGCACACCTCCCTGGCCTTCTACGACGGCCTGCAGCGCAGCGACCGCGGCCGGTACCTGCTGATCAGTGCCGCCGGGGCGTCGAAGCCCACCGCGGGCAACGCGGCGTACTCCGCGTCCAAGGCCGCCGCCGAGGCGTGGACGCTGGCCATGGCCGACGGCTTCCGCAAGGCGGGGGGCGAGGCCGGTCCGCGTGCGGCTGCTGCCATCCTGGTGGTGAAGGCGCTGGTGCACGACGCGATGCGCGCCGAACGCCCCAACGCGAAGTTCGCGGGCTTCACGGACGTCAAGGACCTCGCCGCCGAGATCGAGGGCGTCTGGAGCAAGCCCGCCGCGGAAGTGAACGGAAACCGCCTGTGGCTGACCGAGAAGCCGTGA
- a CDS encoding threonine aldolase family protein, translating to MNPPKTDARRHHDPEVRGFASDNYAGAHPEVLAALALANGGHQVAYGEDAYTENLQRIIRSHFGSTAEAFPVFNGTGANVVALQAVTDRWGAVICAESAHINVDEGGAPERMGGLKLLTVPTPDGKLTPELIDRQAWGFEDEHRAMPQVVSITQSTELGTLYTPEEIRAICEHAHAHGMKVHLDGSRIANAAASLNVPMRTFTDAVGVDILSLGGTKNGAVFGEAVVVLNQDAVRKMKHLRKMSMQLASKMRFVSVQLEALLAKDLWLRNARHANEMAQRLAEGVRAVHGVEILYPVQANGVFARLPHDVSERLQQRFRFYFWDEAAGVVRWMCSFDTTEEDVDTFVAALKEEMAR from the coding sequence GTGAACCCTCCCAAGACCGACGCGCGTCGCCATCACGACCCCGAGGTCCGCGGTTTCGCCAGTGACAACTACGCCGGGGCCCACCCGGAGGTGCTGGCCGCCCTGGCCCTCGCCAACGGCGGCCACCAGGTGGCGTACGGCGAGGACGCGTACACCGAGAACCTCCAGCGGATCATCCGCAGCCACTTCGGGTCCACGGCGGAGGCCTTCCCGGTCTTCAACGGCACCGGTGCGAACGTCGTCGCGCTCCAGGCGGTCACCGACCGCTGGGGCGCGGTGATCTGCGCCGAGAGCGCCCACATCAACGTGGACGAGGGCGGCGCGCCCGAGCGCATGGGCGGCCTGAAGCTGCTCACCGTGCCCACGCCGGACGGCAAGCTCACGCCCGAGCTGATCGACCGGCAGGCCTGGGGCTTCGAGGACGAGCACCGCGCCATGCCGCAGGTCGTGTCGATCACCCAGAGCACGGAGCTCGGCACCCTCTACACGCCGGAGGAGATCCGCGCGATCTGCGAGCACGCCCATGCGCACGGCATGAAGGTGCACCTGGACGGCTCCCGGATAGCCAACGCCGCGGCCTCCCTGAACGTCCCCATGCGGACGTTCACCGACGCGGTCGGCGTCGACATCCTCTCGCTGGGCGGGACCAAGAACGGCGCCGTCTTCGGCGAGGCGGTGGTGGTCCTCAACCAGGACGCGGTGCGCAAGATGAAGCACCTGCGGAAGATGTCGATGCAGCTGGCCTCCAAGATGCGCTTCGTCTCGGTGCAGTTGGAGGCGCTGCTGGCGAAGGACCTGTGGCTGCGCAACGCCCGGCACGCCAACGAGATGGCCCAGCGCCTCGCCGAGGGCGTCCGCGCGGTGCACGGTGTGGAGATCCTCTACCCCGTGCAGGCCAACGGCGTCTTCGCGCGGCTCCCGCACGACGTGTCCGAGCGCCTGCAGCAGCGCTTCCGCTTCTACTTCTGGGACGAGGCCGCCGGGGTGGTGCGCTGGATGTGCTCCTTCGACACCACCGAGGAGGACGTCGACACCTTCGTGGCCGCGCTCAAGGAGGAGATGGCGCGCTAG
- a CDS encoding transglutaminase-like domain-containing protein, which produces MELIQNTADLSAYLAADEAIDHHHPVVRETAERLAAGAADSYAYARAAYEFVRDTIPHSQDSGDPRVTWRASDVLGGRTGICHAKAHALTALLRAEDIPTALCYQRLTHDDGSGHVLHGLVAVRFHGAWHRQDPRGNKPGVDARFSLDGERLAWIPDPAAGELDYPALYAAPHPVVLDALKAPPDRPHLWKTLPDAL; this is translated from the coding sequence ATGGAGCTGATCCAGAACACCGCCGATCTGTCCGCGTACCTGGCCGCGGACGAGGCCATCGACCATCACCATCCCGTGGTCCGGGAGACGGCCGAGAGACTGGCCGCCGGGGCGGCCGACTCGTATGCCTATGCGCGGGCCGCCTATGAATTCGTCCGGGACACGATCCCGCACTCCCAGGATTCCGGTGACCCGCGTGTCACCTGGCGCGCATCCGACGTCCTCGGAGGACGCACGGGCATCTGCCATGCCAAGGCGCACGCGCTGACGGCCCTGCTACGCGCGGAGGACATCCCGACGGCCCTGTGCTACCAACGGCTGACGCATGACGACGGAAGCGGACATGTGCTGCACGGACTGGTCGCCGTCCGCTTCCACGGCGCCTGGCACCGGCAGGACCCGCGCGGCAACAAGCCCGGCGTGGACGCCCGGTTCTCGCTGGACGGCGAGCGGCTGGCCTGGATCCCCGACCCCGCGGCCGGTGAACTGGACTATCCGGCCCTGTACGCCGCACCGCACCCGGTCGTCCTCGACGCCCTGAAGGCGCCCCCGGACCGGCCGCACCTGTGGAAGACGCTGCCCGACGCGCTCTGA
- a CDS encoding lysophospholipid acyltransferase family protein, with translation MAELVYRPVIGFAKTLFKVWDLKIDCQGSENIPRSGGAVLVSNHISYLDFVFNGLAALPQKRLVRFMAKESVFRHRISGPLMRGMKHIPVDRGQGEAAYAHALDSLRSGEVVGVFPEATISQSFTLKSFKSGAARLAQDAGVPLVPMAVWGTQRLWTKGHPRNFKRNHLPVTIRVGEAVEAPRDQYAGAITRRLRERVQELLEAAQRAYPGRPKGPEDSWWLPAHLGGTAPTVEELRAAG, from the coding sequence ATGGCAGAGTTGGTCTACCGTCCCGTCATCGGATTCGCCAAGACGTTGTTCAAGGTCTGGGACCTGAAGATCGACTGCCAGGGGTCGGAGAACATCCCGCGCTCGGGCGGCGCCGTGCTGGTGAGCAATCACATCAGCTACCTGGACTTCGTCTTCAACGGCCTCGCGGCCCTGCCGCAGAAGCGCCTGGTGCGCTTCATGGCGAAGGAGTCCGTCTTCCGCCACCGGATCTCCGGTCCGCTGATGCGCGGCATGAAGCACATCCCGGTGGACCGGGGCCAGGGCGAGGCGGCCTACGCGCACGCGCTGGACTCGCTGCGCTCCGGTGAGGTCGTCGGGGTCTTCCCGGAGGCCACCATCTCGCAGTCGTTCACGCTGAAGAGCTTCAAGTCCGGTGCGGCGCGGCTCGCCCAGGACGCCGGCGTCCCGCTGGTCCCGATGGCCGTGTGGGGCACCCAGCGGCTGTGGACGAAGGGGCACCCCCGCAACTTCAAGCGCAACCACCTGCCCGTCACCATTCGTGTCGGCGAGGCGGTCGAGGCACCCCGCGACCAGTACGCGGGCGCCATAACCCGCCGACTGCGCGAGCGCGTCCAGGAGTTGCTGGAGGCTGCCCAGCGCGCCTACCCGGGCCGCCCCAAGGGCCCCGAGGACTCCTGGTGGCTGCCCGCCCACCTGGGGGGTACGGCACCTACGGTGGAGGAGCTGCGGGCGGCAGGCTGA
- a CDS encoding DUF4395 domain-containing protein, whose translation MDIDVRGPRFGAAVTTAVLAVALSLENAWVLGWQTLAFALGAAAGVQRSPYGWAFRTAVRPRLGPPKEFEAPEPPRFAQAVGLVFAGLGLVGFTVGPQWLGLVATGAALAAAFLNAAFGYCLGCEMFLLLKRVTARAE comes from the coding sequence ATGGACATCGACGTGAGAGGGCCGCGCTTCGGGGCGGCCGTGACGACGGCCGTTCTGGCGGTGGCCCTGAGCCTGGAGAACGCCTGGGTGCTGGGCTGGCAGACGCTGGCGTTCGCACTGGGGGCGGCCGCGGGTGTGCAGCGCTCGCCGTACGGCTGGGCCTTCCGCACGGCCGTGCGGCCGCGGCTCGGGCCTCCGAAGGAGTTCGAGGCGCCCGAGCCGCCGCGGTTCGCGCAGGCGGTGGGGCTGGTGTTCGCGGGGCTCGGTCTCGTCGGGTTCACGGTGGGACCGCAGTGGCTGGGGCTGGTCGCGACCGGCGCGGCGCTCGCCGCCGCGTTCCTGAACGCGGCGTTCGGCTACTGCCTGGGGTGCGAAATGTTCCTGCTTCTGAAGAGGGTCACGGCACGGGCGGAGTAA
- a CDS encoding TlpA family protein disulfide reductase produces MTGLVVCVAVLVVASAAGVLHKRRSGRVRVRGRDEGKRLGAAELGGELGERATLVQFSSAFCAPCRATRRVLGEVAEMVPGVAHVEIDAEAHLDLVRELDILKTPTVLVLDAEGRVVRRATGQPRRADVIAALGEAV; encoded by the coding sequence ATGACTGGACTGGTGGTGTGCGTGGCGGTGCTCGTCGTGGCGAGCGCCGCCGGAGTGCTGCACAAGCGGCGGAGCGGGAGAGTACGGGTGCGCGGGAGGGACGAGGGCAAGCGGCTCGGAGCCGCGGAGCTGGGCGGCGAGCTCGGCGAGCGGGCCACGCTGGTGCAGTTCTCCAGTGCCTTCTGCGCGCCCTGCCGGGCCACCCGGCGTGTCCTCGGCGAGGTCGCCGAAATGGTACCCGGCGTGGCCCATGTCGAGATCGACGCCGAGGCCCACCTGGACCTCGTACGCGAACTCGACATCCTGAAGACACCCACCGTGCTGGTGCTCGACGCCGAAGGACGGGTCGTACGGCGGGCCACCGGGCAGCCCCGCAGGGCCGACGTCATCGCGGCCCTGGGGGAGGCGGTGTGA
- a CDS encoding putative leader peptide: MPIELLLHGRVHVDLARTASAICPQC; encoded by the coding sequence ATGCCGATCGAACTCCTTCTCCACGGGCGGGTCCACGTGGACCTCGCCCGCACCGCGAGCGCCATCTGTCCGCAGTGTTGA